In Geopsychrobacter electrodiphilus DSM 16401, a single window of DNA contains:
- a CDS encoding acetyl-CoA carboxylase biotin carboxyl carrier protein subunit, translating to MPELIAPIAGNVWKILVAVGDKVELDDELVILEALKMETPIYCDDAGTVKTIKVKEGDAVNEDDVLIVIE from the coding sequence ATGCCTGAACTGATTGCACCCATCGCCGGTAATGTCTGGAAAATCCTCGTGGCCGTGGGCGATAAAGTTGAGCTGGACGATGAATTGGTCATTCTCGAGGCCTTGAAAATGGAGACGCCCATCTACTGCGACGATGCCGGGACTGTCAAAACCATCAAGGTTAAAGAAGGGGACGCGGTCAATGAGGATGACGTACTGATCGTGATTGAATGA
- a CDS encoding sodium ion-translocating decarboxylase subunit beta → MIKILQDIIFSSGLMNLSLGNLVMWLIAFVLFYLAIKKQYEPLLLLPIAFGILVVNLPLTYLMEPEHGLIWFFYKYGIDLDIIPPLIFLGLGAMIDFGPLISNPKTLMLGAGAQVGLYVTFFAAVLFGFDLKESAAIAIIGGADGPTTIYLGSKLAPHLLGATAVSAYAYMALVPIIQPPIMKLLTSDAERKIVMPKLAPVSRLQKICFPIITAMIIMLVVPASAPLISMLMLGNLFKESGVVERLSKAASNELMNIVTIFLGLSVGATMTAEVFLNPKVLFIFFLGLFAFVISTASGLLMAKFMNLFLKNKINPLIGAAGVSAVPMAARCVHKVGSEANRRNYLLMHAMGPNVAGVIGTVVAAAILLKNLG, encoded by the coding sequence ATGATTAAAATCTTACAGGACATCATCTTTTCAAGCGGTCTGATGAATTTGAGTTTAGGCAATCTGGTTATGTGGCTGATCGCCTTTGTGCTCTTTTATCTCGCCATCAAGAAACAGTACGAGCCGCTGTTGCTACTGCCGATCGCCTTCGGCATTCTGGTCGTCAACCTGCCGCTGACTTATCTGATGGAACCGGAACATGGACTGATCTGGTTCTTCTATAAATACGGCATCGACCTGGATATTATCCCGCCATTGATCTTCCTCGGCCTGGGCGCGATGATCGATTTCGGACCGCTGATCTCGAACCCGAAAACGCTGATGCTCGGCGCCGGAGCCCAGGTCGGTCTTTACGTCACCTTCTTTGCCGCTGTACTGTTCGGCTTCGATCTGAAAGAATCGGCCGCCATCGCCATTATCGGTGGCGCCGACGGGCCGACCACCATCTACCTCGGCTCCAAGCTGGCGCCCCATCTGCTCGGCGCCACCGCGGTCTCGGCCTACGCCTACATGGCCCTAGTCCCGATCATTCAACCGCCGATCATGAAACTGTTGACCAGCGATGCCGAACGCAAGATTGTCATGCCCAAACTCGCACCGGTCAGCCGCTTGCAGAAGATCTGTTTTCCGATCATTACCGCCATGATCATCATGCTGGTGGTGCCAGCCTCGGCGCCCTTGATCTCAATGCTGATGCTCGGCAACCTCTTCAAAGAGTCGGGCGTTGTTGAACGGCTGAGCAAGGCGGCTTCCAACGAGCTGATGAATATTGTCACCATCTTCCTCGGACTGTCAGTCGGGGCGACTATGACCGCCGAAGTGTTTTTGAACCCCAAGGTCCTGTTTATCTTCTTCCTCGGCCTTTTCGCCTTCGTTATCAGCACCGCCTCGGGACTCTTGATGGCCAAATTCATGAACCTGTTTCTCAAAAACAAGATCAATCCGCTTATCGGCGCGGCCGGCGTCTCCGCCGTGCCCATGGCCGCCCGCTGTGTGCATAAGGTCGGCTCCGAAGCCAATCGGCGCAACTATCTACTGATGCACGCCATGGGCCCCAACGTGGCTGGCGTGATCGGCACCGTGGTGGCTGCGGCCATCCTTTTGAAGAATCTTGGATAA
- a CDS encoding feruloyl-CoA synthase — translation MHSTEFAAVDFAPVRVAIEGTPETGFLFSSAIPLQPYPENLSLRLRHWAEQAPERIFLAERQADDWRRLSYAEVSQQANAIAQALLNRKLGPYRPLMILSGNSIDHALLMLGGFIAGVPVVPVSVPYSLLSQDFLKLRFIFEEICPGLIYVADGALFARPLSSLNLAGVEIVVGQGELPGQATTLFATLLKTPVTADVDQSLAQVGAKSVAKILYTSGSTGQPKGVINTHGMLCANQQMLAQVWPFTLQTPPVLVDWLPWNHTFGGNHNFNLVLNQGGTLYIDGGKPAPGLVSQTVKNLAEISPTIYFNVPVGYAMLLPHLEQDAALRDNFFKNLQLIFYAGAALPQDLWERLEQVAIQATGKKVMMTSSWGSTETSPLATAAHFTLKKAGVIGIPCPGVSLKMLPNGDSYELRVKGPNVTPGYFRRPDLTADAFDSDGYYRIGDAGRFVDPSDPGKGISFDGRVAEDFKLASGTWVRVGLLRVAVLAVAAPVLQFALVTGHDREEVGILGWPNLSACKKLCGETEGDVSPAVLLQHPEVKTHLRRALSQYNAEQQGSSTRIGRILLMTTPPDSDANEITDKGYINQRASLQRRQDLVEQLYAEPPASGVIVL, via the coding sequence ATGCATTCCACCGAATTCGCCGCTGTTGATTTTGCCCCGGTGCGTGTCGCCATCGAGGGCACCCCCGAGACCGGCTTCCTCTTCTCCTCTGCCATCCCCCTGCAACCCTACCCGGAGAATCTGAGCCTCAGGTTACGACACTGGGCCGAGCAGGCTCCAGAGCGGATCTTTCTCGCCGAACGCCAGGCGGACGACTGGCGCCGTCTCAGCTATGCGGAGGTCAGCCAGCAGGCGAACGCCATTGCCCAGGCGTTACTCAACCGCAAGCTGGGCCCTTACCGCCCGCTGATGATCCTCTCCGGTAATTCCATCGATCACGCCCTGCTGATGCTCGGCGGCTTCATCGCCGGCGTGCCGGTGGTGCCGGTCTCGGTTCCCTATTCACTGCTCAGCCAGGATTTTCTCAAGCTGCGCTTTATCTTCGAGGAGATCTGTCCCGGACTGATCTATGTCGCCGACGGCGCGCTGTTTGCCAGGCCCCTCTCCAGCCTGAACCTGGCCGGGGTCGAAATTGTAGTCGGTCAGGGCGAGCTTCCCGGGCAGGCAACCACCCTCTTTGCCACACTGCTCAAGACCCCGGTGACCGCCGACGTTGATCAGTCCCTGGCGCAGGTGGGCGCAAAATCCGTGGCCAAAATTCTCTATACCTCCGGCTCGACCGGTCAGCCCAAGGGGGTCATCAACACCCACGGCATGCTCTGCGCTAACCAGCAGATGCTCGCCCAGGTCTGGCCCTTTACCCTGCAGACCCCGCCGGTTCTTGTCGACTGGCTCCCCTGGAACCACACCTTCGGCGGCAACCACAATTTCAACCTGGTGCTCAATCAGGGCGGCACCCTGTATATCGACGGCGGTAAACCGGCGCCGGGGCTGGTGTCACAGACCGTGAAAAACCTGGCAGAGATCTCGCCGACCATCTATTTTAATGTTCCGGTCGGCTATGCCATGCTACTCCCTCATCTGGAGCAGGATGCCGCCCTGCGCGACAACTTCTTCAAAAATCTGCAGCTGATCTTCTACGCCGGCGCGGCCCTGCCCCAGGATCTGTGGGAGCGCCTCGAACAGGTGGCCATCCAGGCGACCGGCAAGAAAGTCATGATGACCTCCTCCTGGGGTTCGACCGAAACTTCGCCGCTTGCCACCGCCGCCCATTTTACGCTGAAGAAAGCCGGAGTCATCGGCATCCCCTGTCCCGGCGTCTCGCTGAAAATGCTGCCGAACGGTGACAGCTACGAATTGCGGGTCAAGGGGCCAAATGTGACCCCCGGATATTTCCGGCGACCCGATCTGACCGCCGACGCCTTCGATAGCGACGGCTATTACCGGATCGGCGACGCCGGTCGGTTCGTCGATCCCAGCGACCCGGGCAAGGGGATCTCCTTCGATGGCCGGGTAGCAGAAGATTTTAAACTGGCCAGCGGCACCTGGGTACGGGTCGGACTGCTGCGGGTGGCGGTGCTGGCGGTCGCCGCGCCGGTGCTGCAGTTCGCCCTGGTCACCGGCCATGACCGGGAGGAGGTTGGAATTCTTGGCTGGCCGAACCTTTCGGCCTGCAAGAAGCTTTGCGGTGAGACTGAAGGGGATGTTTCACCCGCAGTTCTATTGCAGCATCCCGAGGTCAAAACCCACCTGCGTCGCGCCCTGTCCCAATACAACGCCGAACAACAGGGGTCATCCACCCGAATCGGCCGGATCCTGTTAATGACCACCCCGCCAGACAGTGACGCCAACGAGATTACCGACAAAGGCTACATCAATCAGCGTGCGTCTCTACAACGGCGCCAGGATCTCGTCGAACAACTCTATGCTGAGCCCCCAGCTTCAGGTGTGATTGTGCTCTAA
- the oadA gene encoding sodium-extruding oxaloacetate decarboxylase subunit alpha: MSKSKTPLRITELVLRDAHQSLFATRMRLDDMLPIAEKLDQVGYWSLETWGGATFDSCIRYLGEDPWERLRALKKAMPNTPQQMLFRGQNILGYRHYADDVVEKFVERAAAGGIDVFRVFDAMNDPRNLETAIKAVIKQDKHAQGCISYTVSPVHTLAKWVDLAKFIEDMGAHSLCIKDMAGLITPYAAYELVKKLKKNLTIPIHMHCHATTGMSTAAYLKAIEAGIDGVDTGISSMSMTYAHSPTEALVAITAETERATGLDLPLLQEIAAYFHEVRKKYAKFEGSLKGIDARIILAQVPGGMLTNMESQLREQGASDKIDQVLQEIPFVREDLGFLPLVTPTSQIVGSQAVLNILAGERYKAVTKETTAVLKGEYGATPAPVNKELQVKILKGATPITCRPADLLEPEVERLTAELRGIAADKALSLAENEIEDVLTYALFQQVGLKFIENRHNPAAFEPVPSAEPAVAAPQAAAIAGAEIYTVTGGGKTFVVQVVEAAGAAAAAAAVAASAETQATAATPVVADTLTAHLAGNIWKVEVTPGQTVEEGDLLFVLEAMKMEHEVVAEKAGLVAEVLVKEGDAVEIGAALLAFSGEKRSPADPVAAAPAPDDTAVVNGVVAPLAGNIWKLEVTAGQQVQEGDLLLVLEAMKMENEIIAERDGTISQLLIKEGDAVDIGQTLLVLA, from the coding sequence ATGAGCAAATCAAAAACCCCCCTGAGAATCACCGAACTTGTCCTGCGCGATGCACACCAGTCCCTGTTTGCCACTCGCATGCGCCTGGACGACATGCTGCCGATCGCCGAAAAGCTCGACCAGGTCGGTTACTGGTCTCTGGAAACCTGGGGCGGCGCGACCTTCGACTCCTGTATCCGGTATCTGGGCGAGGACCCCTGGGAGCGGCTGCGCGCTTTGAAAAAGGCCATGCCCAACACGCCCCAACAGATGCTGTTTCGCGGCCAGAATATCCTCGGCTATCGCCACTATGCCGATGACGTAGTCGAAAAATTCGTCGAGCGCGCAGCGGCTGGCGGCATCGATGTGTTCCGGGTGTTCGATGCCATGAACGATCCGCGCAATCTCGAAACCGCGATCAAAGCGGTCATCAAACAGGACAAGCACGCTCAGGGGTGCATCTCCTACACCGTCAGTCCGGTGCATACCCTGGCCAAATGGGTCGACCTGGCCAAATTCATTGAGGATATGGGCGCTCACTCGCTCTGTATCAAGGATATGGCCGGTCTGATAACCCCCTACGCCGCCTACGAATTGGTCAAAAAACTCAAGAAAAACCTGACGATTCCGATCCATATGCACTGCCACGCCACCACCGGCATGTCGACCGCGGCTTATTTAAAAGCGATCGAAGCCGGGATCGACGGGGTCGACACCGGGATCTCCTCCATGAGCATGACCTACGCTCATTCCCCCACTGAGGCGCTGGTCGCCATCACCGCCGAGACCGAACGGGCCACCGGCCTGGATCTTCCGCTGTTGCAGGAGATCGCCGCCTATTTTCACGAAGTACGGAAAAAATACGCCAAGTTTGAAGGATCCCTCAAAGGGATCGACGCGCGGATTATCCTGGCTCAGGTCCCCGGCGGCATGCTGACCAACATGGAGAGCCAACTGCGCGAGCAGGGGGCCAGTGACAAGATCGATCAGGTCTTGCAGGAAATCCCCTTCGTGCGCGAAGACCTCGGCTTTCTGCCGCTGGTCACACCGACCTCGCAGATCGTCGGCAGCCAGGCGGTGCTGAATATCCTCGCCGGTGAGCGCTACAAGGCCGTCACCAAGGAGACCACCGCCGTCCTCAAAGGGGAATACGGCGCGACCCCGGCGCCGGTCAACAAAGAGCTGCAGGTAAAGATTCTGAAAGGGGCGACCCCGATCACCTGTCGCCCGGCGGATCTGCTCGAGCCCGAGGTGGAGCGGCTCACCGCCGAACTGCGCGGCATCGCGGCCGATAAAGCGCTCAGTCTGGCCGAAAACGAGATCGAGGACGTCCTGACCTACGCCTTATTCCAGCAGGTCGGATTAAAATTCATCGAAAATCGCCACAACCCGGCGGCCTTTGAACCCGTCCCCTCCGCAGAGCCCGCGGTCGCCGCGCCTCAGGCTGCGGCGATCGCCGGCGCTGAAATCTACACGGTAACCGGCGGTGGCAAAACTTTTGTTGTGCAGGTGGTCGAAGCTGCAGGTGCAGCCGCAGCGGCCGCGGCGGTTGCGGCGAGCGCGGAAACTCAAGCGACCGCGGCGACACCGGTTGTCGCAGACACCCTGACTGCTCACCTGGCCGGAAATATCTGGAAGGTTGAAGTGACCCCGGGACAGACCGTTGAAGAAGGGGATCTGCTCTTTGTCCTCGAAGCGATGAAGATGGAACATGAAGTCGTCGCCGAGAAAGCCGGCCTGGTGGCTGAGGTCCTGGTCAAGGAGGGGGATGCGGTTGAGATCGGCGCTGCGCTTCTCGCCTTTTCCGGCGAGAAGCGTAGTCCCGCGGATCCGGTTGCCGCAGCGCCTGCACCTGACGACACTGCAGTTGTCAACGGAGTGGTCGCTCCGCTGGCGGGCAACATCTGGAAGCTGGAGGTGACGGCAGGACAGCAGGTTCAGGAAGGCGATCTGCTGCTGGTTCTCGAAGCGATGAAGATGGAGAACGAGATCATTGCCGAGCGCGATGGGACCATCAGCCAACTGCTCATCAAAGAGGGTGACGCGGTCGATATCGGGCAAACCTTGCTGGTTCTGGCCTGA
- a CDS encoding acyl-CoA dehydrogenase family protein produces the protein MDLTRPLQGGEFLLAHNHDRKSFTPEDFSSEQRQIAATTESFMRDEILPELAVMEKQDFALVVAKLRRAAELGLFLVDIPEEYGGLELDKVTSMLVAEKLGPSGSFAITSSGQSGIATLPLVYFGTPSQKQAYLEKLTSAEWIGAYCLTEPDCGSDPLSARTTATLSTDGSCYLLNGVKQFITNAAFADLFTVFAKIDGRQFSAFLVERETAGLSIGKEEQKMGLKGSSTAQVVLENVRVPLANLLGEAGKGHKIAFNVLNIGRLKLAATVVGAAKAAFSEAATYAGERKQFGQQLQQFGAIQEKLADMSCALFTAESLLYRTAGLLDERIATLERSGDDYYARYQKAIEEYAGECAMAKVFCTNTLAMVADEALQIHGGYGYIQDYPVERFYRDARINRIFEGTNEINRMLIPTLLLRRADSGQLDLWSQVRVAQQGHATPARVDRNHPAAFAVEAELLAKLKRLFLLLLGAVETKREEQEILLALGDLAIDTFALESTLLRASQMLQTGGPKSAPLRALVQTAAFSLSGQILSAALRCAAYGVPEPQSGDLRQTITELTAYLPTDLLEAKRTLAAAASDAGGYPF, from the coding sequence ATGGACCTGACCCGGCCCCTGCAAGGCGGCGAGTTTCTGCTGGCACATAACCACGACAGAAAAAGCTTCACGCCGGAGGATTTCAGTTCGGAGCAGCGTCAGATCGCGGCGACGACCGAGAGCTTCATGCGCGACGAGATCCTGCCGGAGCTGGCGGTGATGGAAAAACAGGACTTCGCGCTGGTGGTCGCAAAACTGCGCCGCGCAGCCGAACTCGGGCTGTTCCTGGTCGATATCCCCGAGGAATACGGCGGTCTGGAACTCGATAAGGTGACCAGTATGCTGGTCGCTGAAAAGCTCGGCCCCAGCGGCTCATTCGCCATCACCTCCAGCGGCCAGAGTGGCATCGCGACCCTGCCGCTGGTCTATTTTGGCACCCCCTCCCAAAAACAGGCTTACCTCGAAAAACTCACCAGCGCCGAATGGATCGGGGCCTACTGTCTGACCGAACCCGATTGCGGCAGTGATCCCCTGAGCGCCCGCACCACCGCGACCCTCTCCACCGATGGGTCCTGCTATTTGCTCAACGGCGTCAAACAATTCATCACCAACGCGGCCTTTGCCGACCTGTTCACGGTCTTCGCCAAGATCGACGGCCGACAGTTCTCGGCTTTTCTGGTAGAGCGTGAAACGGCAGGGCTCTCCATCGGCAAAGAAGAGCAGAAGATGGGGCTCAAGGGGAGTTCAACCGCCCAGGTGGTCCTGGAGAATGTGCGGGTGCCGCTCGCGAACCTGCTGGGAGAAGCGGGGAAGGGGCACAAAATCGCTTTCAATGTACTTAATATCGGCCGTCTGAAACTGGCCGCAACCGTCGTCGGCGCCGCGAAGGCCGCCTTCAGCGAAGCAGCTACCTATGCCGGTGAGCGCAAACAGTTCGGCCAGCAGCTCCAGCAGTTCGGTGCCATTCAGGAAAAACTGGCTGATATGAGCTGCGCCCTGTTTACTGCCGAGTCACTCCTCTACCGAACCGCCGGGCTGCTGGATGAGCGGATCGCGACCCTCGAACGCAGCGGCGACGATTATTACGCGCGCTACCAGAAGGCGATTGAAGAATACGCCGGCGAGTGCGCCATGGCCAAGGTCTTCTGCACCAATACTCTGGCAATGGTGGCCGACGAGGCGCTGCAGATTCACGGCGGCTACGGCTATATACAGGACTACCCGGTCGAACGTTTCTATCGCGACGCGCGGATCAACCGAATTTTCGAGGGGACCAACGAGATCAACCGGATGTTGATCCCGACCCTGCTGTTGCGCCGCGCCGACTCGGGTCAGCTCGACCTTTGGTCCCAGGTGCGGGTTGCGCAGCAAGGGCATGCGACCCCGGCGCGTGTTGACCGTAACCACCCCGCGGCTTTTGCCGTCGAGGCCGAGTTGCTGGCCAAGCTGAAGAGACTCTTCCTGCTCCTGCTCGGCGCCGTTGAAACCAAACGCGAAGAGCAGGAGATCCTGCTGGCCCTCGGGGACCTGGCGATCGACACCTTCGCGCTAGAGAGTACGCTCTTGCGTGCCAGCCAGATGTTGCAGACCGGCGGACCGAAAAGCGCCCCGCTGCGGGCCCTGGTGCAAACAGCTGCCTTCTCCTTGAGCGGCCAGATCCTGTCTGCCGCCCTGCGCTGTGCCGCCTACGGTGTACCGGAACCGCAGAGCGGGGACCTGCGTCAAACCATCACCGAGTTGACCGCTTATCTCCCCACCGACCTGCTGGAGGCCAAGCGCACTCTTGCCGCGGCGGCCAGCGACGCCGGAGGCTACCCGTTCTGA
- a CDS encoding IclR family transcriptional regulator — protein MNSKDEKSGAEQAPQVITALARGLSVLRCFHQGDHFLGNQEIAARTGLPKATVSRLTQTLTTLGYLNHSKRFNQYSLGAAVLTLGYSMRGNMDILKSARPLMQELADNAEASVSLAAPDGLHMVYLENCVASANMIALRIEIGARTRIANTAMGRALLCGLAPEERISLVAQIKQATPKADWPKIKAGIDQGASDYQTKGFCFSLGDWRENVNSIAVPLIQADRSVLAINCGGPAWQLSAEKLEHEIGPKLVEIGRRLENL, from the coding sequence ATGAACAGTAAGGATGAAAAGAGCGGCGCAGAGCAGGCGCCCCAGGTCATCACCGCTCTGGCCCGAGGCCTGAGCGTGCTGCGCTGTTTTCATCAGGGAGACCACTTTCTGGGGAACCAGGAAATCGCCGCGCGCACCGGACTACCTAAAGCGACAGTCTCCCGGCTCACCCAGACCCTGACGACTCTGGGCTATTTGAATCACTCCAAACGCTTCAACCAGTACAGTCTGGGGGCGGCGGTGCTCACCCTGGGCTATTCGATGCGCGGCAATATGGACATCCTTAAATCCGCCCGGCCGTTGATGCAGGAATTGGCCGACAATGCCGAAGCCTCCGTCTCGCTGGCGGCCCCTGATGGCCTGCACATGGTCTATCTGGAAAACTGCGTCGCCAGTGCCAACATGATCGCCCTGCGCATTGAGATTGGCGCCCGCACCCGGATCGCCAATACCGCTATGGGACGAGCTCTGCTCTGCGGTTTAGCGCCTGAAGAACGGATCAGCCTGGTCGCGCAGATCAAGCAGGCCACCCCTAAAGCCGATTGGCCGAAGATCAAGGCCGGGATCGATCAGGGTGCCAGCGACTATCAGACCAAGGGCTTCTGCTTCTCGCTTGGGGACTGGCGCGAAAATGTCAACTCTATCGCCGTCCCTCTGATCCAGGCCGACAGGTCGGTCCTGGCGATCAACTGCGGAGGCCCGGCCTGGCAGCTCAGCGCTGAAAAACTTGAACATGAAATCGGGCCGAAACTGGTTGAAATCGGTCGGCGCCTCGAAAATCTATAA
- a CDS encoding acyl-CoA dehydrogenase family protein codes for MHFGLTDEQRMMQEMARDFAQKEILPTLKDDEANHRFRPELVKQMADLGFFGCALPEEYGGNGCGFLESVIIAEQLAIVSGSSRLPLNMQNVGPACTVNKYGTQDQKERFISKWVSAEHIGFFAITEPNSGSDVVSMGTTATDRGTHWELNGQKMWISNAHLGDYGLVYAMTDKSKKYKGMTCFIVNLKGNEGIVTAPIETKLGLHCAPTGEIAFDKAQIPKDSVLGEVGQGFEICMWQLNNTRISCSAGALGIAGGAIKAAIEYANERTQFGKKIGSYQMIQASIAEMVAEHEAAQLLVYRAAWLKDQGLPNQHQTSMAKLFASEAAVHAASETMKIFGSYGYSTEYPAERFLRDSHSLRVVEGTSNIQKMIIAGISMGDVANR; via the coding sequence ATGCATTTTGGACTGACGGACGAACAACGGATGATGCAGGAGATGGCCAGGGATTTTGCCCAGAAGGAGATCCTGCCCACCCTTAAGGACGACGAAGCGAATCACCGCTTCCGCCCCGAACTCGTCAAGCAGATGGCTGATCTCGGCTTCTTCGGTTGCGCCCTGCCTGAAGAGTACGGCGGCAACGGCTGCGGTTTTCTCGAATCGGTCATCATCGCCGAACAGCTTGCCATTGTCAGCGGATCCTCGCGTTTGCCGCTTAATATGCAAAACGTCGGTCCCGCCTGTACCGTCAACAAGTATGGCACGCAGGATCAAAAAGAACGCTTCATTTCCAAGTGGGTCAGTGCCGAGCATATAGGCTTTTTCGCCATCACCGAGCCCAACTCCGGCTCTGACGTCGTCAGCATGGGGACCACTGCCACCGATCGCGGCACTCACTGGGAGCTTAATGGTCAGAAGATGTGGATCTCCAACGCCCATCTCGGCGATTACGGCCTGGTCTACGCCATGACCGACAAGAGCAAGAAATACAAGGGGATGACCTGCTTTATCGTCAATCTCAAAGGCAACGAGGGGATCGTTACCGCACCGATCGAGACCAAGCTCGGCCTGCATTGCGCACCGACCGGCGAGATCGCCTTCGACAAAGCACAGATTCCCAAGGATTCAGTCTTAGGTGAAGTCGGCCAGGGCTTCGAGATCTGCATGTGGCAGCTCAACAACACCCGCATCAGCTGTTCGGCCGGTGCACTCGGCATCGCCGGAGGCGCGATCAAGGCGGCCATCGAATACGCCAACGAGCGCACCCAGTTCGGCAAAAAGATCGGCTCCTACCAGATGATCCAGGCCTCGATTGCCGAGATGGTCGCTGAGCATGAAGCCGCCCAGCTCCTCGTCTATCGCGCCGCCTGGCTCAAGGATCAGGGCCTGCCCAACCAACATCAGACCTCCATGGCCAAACTCTTCGCCTCCGAAGCCGCCGTCCATGCGGCCAGCGAGACGATGAAGATCTTCGGCAGCTATGGTTATTCTACCGAGTACCCAGCAGAGCGTTTCCTGCGGGATTCCCACTCGCTGCGAGTAGTCGAAGGGACCAGCAATATCCAGAAGATGATTATCGCCGGGATCTCGATGGGCGATGTCGCCAACCGCTAG
- a CDS encoding acyl-CoA carboxylase subunit beta, which produces MTRKQTPLRQYFETMPAIGKELRDGEIRRSQENAELIKQQEAILAEEILRVKNAGIPAEKVHSRGGMTIYDRLDYLVDAGTWCPLHSLYNPTDNEEGCTGVVNGIGKIEGKWAVIIGFDNKVMAGAWIAGQSENILMVTEMAKRLNVPLVWLTNCSGVKLMEQETVYAGRRSSGAPFYRHADLNHLGIPILNGIYGTNPAGGGYQGISPTILLAHKDANIAVGGAGIVGGMNPKGYIDEEAAQALIEGTKNFQGKAPGRVETHFDQTAYFREVHDTEQGVLDGIKDYMRMMPAYDPTMFRVALPAEPRLPTEELNLLLPANQKRPYDAIQILARLTDNSEFMEYRPDYGREVFTGIAKIDGFPVAFIGNQQGVFPGYPAYAEGAYPGVGGKHYREGLIKQGEFVTLCGRDNLPIVWLQDTTGIDVGDLAEEAELLALGQSLVYSIEQTELSMMCVVLRKGTAAAHYIMCGPQANNNNAFTLGTPITEIYVMHGETAAAASYARRLVKEDDAGNDLTPTLDKMNQMIQDYQDKSRPAYCAKTGFVDEIVALTELRNYIKAFTGANYQNPRSITPVHQMLLPRIIKG; this is translated from the coding sequence ATGACACGCAAACAAACGCCATTGCGCCAATATTTCGAGACCATGCCCGCCATCGGCAAGGAACTCAGGGACGGAGAAATTCGCCGTTCCCAGGAGAACGCCGAACTGATCAAGCAGCAGGAAGCGATCCTCGCCGAAGAAATTCTGCGCGTCAAGAACGCCGGAATTCCGGCGGAAAAAGTTCATTCACGCGGCGGCATGACCATCTACGACCGCCTCGACTACCTGGTCGACGCCGGCACCTGGTGCCCGCTGCACAGCCTTTACAACCCGACGGATAACGAAGAAGGCTGCACCGGTGTGGTCAACGGCATCGGTAAGATCGAAGGCAAGTGGGCGGTGATTATCGGCTTTGACAACAAGGTCATGGCCGGAGCCTGGATCGCTGGACAATCCGAAAATATTTTGATGGTCACTGAAATGGCCAAGCGTCTCAACGTGCCGCTGGTCTGGTTGACCAACTGCAGCGGCGTAAAGCTGATGGAGCAAGAGACGGTCTACGCCGGGCGGCGCTCAAGCGGTGCACCCTTCTACCGTCACGCCGATCTTAACCATCTGGGGATCCCGATCCTCAACGGCATCTACGGCACCAATCCGGCCGGTGGCGGCTATCAGGGGATCAGCCCGACCATCCTGCTGGCGCACAAAGATGCAAACATCGCCGTCGGCGGCGCCGGTATTGTCGGTGGCATGAATCCCAAAGGTTATATTGATGAAGAGGCCGCTCAGGCACTTATTGAGGGGACCAAAAATTTCCAGGGCAAGGCGCCGGGGCGGGTTGAAACCCACTTCGACCAGACCGCCTACTTCCGTGAAGTCCATGATACCGAGCAGGGGGTATTGGACGGCATCAAAGACTACATGCGCATGATGCCGGCCTACGATCCGACCATGTTCCGGGTCGCTCTACCTGCCGAACCCAGACTTCCGACCGAGGAGCTTAATCTGCTTTTACCGGCCAACCAGAAGCGCCCCTACGATGCCATCCAGATTCTGGCGCGACTCACGGACAACAGTGAGTTCATGGAATACCGTCCCGACTACGGGCGCGAGGTCTTCACCGGCATCGCCAAGATCGATGGTTTTCCGGTCGCCTTTATCGGTAACCAGCAGGGGGTCTTCCCCGGCTACCCGGCTTATGCCGAAGGAGCCTATCCTGGGGTCGGCGGCAAGCACTACCGCGAGGGACTGATCAAGCAGGGTGAGTTTGTCACCCTCTGCGGCCGCGACAACCTGCCGATCGTCTGGCTGCAGGATACCACCGGTATCGATGTCGGCGATCTCGCCGAAGAGGCGGAACTGCTGGCGCTGGGACAGTCACTGGTCTATTCCATCGAACAGACCGAACTCTCGATGATGTGCGTCGTGTTGCGCAAAGGGACCGCCGCGGCCCATTACATCATGTGTGGCCCACAGGCCAACAATAACAACGCCTTCACCCTCGGCACTCCGATCACCGAAATTTATGTCATGCACGGTGAAACCGCCGCAGCCGCGTCTTACGCGCGGCGGCTGGTCAAAGAGGATGACGCCGGCAATGACCTCACACCGACCCTGGATAAGATGAACCAGATGATCCAGGATTATCAGGACAAGTCGCGTCCGGCCTACTGCGCCAAGACCGGATTTGTCGACGAGATCGTCGCGCTGACCGAGCTGCGCAACTACATCAAGGCCTTCACCGGGGCCAACTACCAGAACCCCAGATCGATCACTCCGGTACATCAGATGCTGTTGCCGCGCATCATAAAAGGTTAG